From the Tribolium castaneum strain GA2 chromosome 2, icTriCast1.1, whole genome shotgun sequence genome, one window contains:
- the TpnC41C gene encoding troponin C — MDDLSKDQIALLQKAFDTFDVEKKGSIGTAMVGTILSMLGVHTTEKMLAEIIAEVDEDGSGELEFEEFITLASRFMAEEDAEAMQAELKEAFRLYDKEGNGYITTSTLKEILKELDNNLSNEELDGIIAEIDTDGSGTVDYDEFMEVMTGGDD; from the exons ATG GATGATCTTAGCAAGGACCAAATTGCgc TTCTCCAAAAAGCTTTCGACACATTTGATGTCGAGAAAAAAGGAAGTATTGGCACTGCCATGGTCGGCACAATCTTGAGTATGTTGGGTGTTCACACGACTGAAAAAATGTTGGCTGAAATTATTGCAGAAGTGGATGAGGATG GTTCCGGTGAATTAGAATTTGAAGAATTCATAACCCTTGCCTCCAGATTTATGGCAGAGGAAGATGCGGAAGCTATGCAAGCAGAATTGAAAGAAGCCTTCCGGTTGTACGATAAAGAAG GCAATGGTTACATTACCACTTCCACACTTAAGGAAATTCTTAAGGAATTAGACAATAATTTGAGTAATGAAGAATTAGACGGAATCATCGCTGAAATTGATACTGATGGATCAGGAACTGTTGACTATGATG aatttATGGAAGTTATGACTGGTGGAGATGATTAA
- the LOC659263 gene encoding troponin C, isoallergen Bla g 6.0101, which yields MNELDKEQISMLKSTFDAFDVDKKGYIGVDMIGTIMDLLGTQLIGEELETIITEIDEDGNGEVSFEEFANLAARFLTEDDEDTEAIQMELKGAFRLYDREGNGFITTDVLREILRELDDNLSEDDLDNMIDEIDTDGSGTVDWEEFKAVMIG from the exons ATG AACGAGCTCGACAAAGAACAAATTTCGA tGTTAAAATCGACTTTTGACGCCTTTGATGTCGACAAAAAAGGCTACATCGGAGTCGACATGATCGGTACCATCATGGACCTTCTAGGAACGCAACTAATCGGCGAAGAACTGGAGACCATCATAACCGAAATCGACGAAGATGGAAACGGTGAAGTTAGCTTTGAGGAGTTTGCAAACTTAGCAGCTCGCTTTTTGACCGAAGACGATGAAGACACAGAGGCCATTCAAATGGAACTGAAAGGAGCGTTCCGACTGTACGACAGAGAAGGAAATGGTTTTATCACAACCGATGTTCTACGCGAAATTTTACGCGAGCTTGATGACAATTTAAGTGAAGACGATTTGGACAACATGATTGATGAGATAGACACTGATGGTTCAGGAACCGTCGACTGGGAAG AGTTCAAAGCGGTCATGATTGGCTAG
- the LOC659336 gene encoding troponin C, isoallergen Bla g 6.0101, producing the protein MEDEELEKLKDLEISKDQLKLLKQIFDSFDMEKKGEIGVDMIGQILDMLGHQLSAEELQGIISEIDADGNGVMSFEEFAHLAARFVVEEEEDTEAILRELKDAFRLYDKSGLGYISVDLLREILKELDEKLTPADLEQMIEEIDTDGSGTVDWEEFKAMMIG; encoded by the exons ATG GAAGACGAAGAATTGGAGAAACTCAAAGATCTTGAAATATCAAAAGATCAGCTGAAAC tacTGAAACAGATTTTCGATTCGTTCGATATGGAAAAAAAGGGCGAAATTGGTGTTGACATGATTGGGCAAATTCTAGACATGTTGGGGCATCAGTTATCAGCGGAAGAACTACAg GGTATTATTTCCGAAATTGATGCCGATGGTAACGGTGTCATGAGTTTCGAAGAGTTTGCACATTTAGCTGCAAGATTTGTGGTGGAGGAGGAGGAAGACACTGAGGCTATTTTACGAGAATTAAAAGACGCGTTTAGGCTTTACGATAAGAGTGGATTAGGGTACATTTCAGTGGATTTGTTACGAGAAATTTTGAAGGAACTGGACGAGAAGCTAACGCCAGCAGATTTGGAACAAATGATTGAGGAAATTGATACTGACGGTTCCGGAACGGTCGATTGGGAAG aattcaaGGCGATGATGATCGGCTAA